One stretch of Ooceraea biroi isolate clonal line C1 chromosome 4, Obir_v5.4, whole genome shotgun sequence DNA includes these proteins:
- the LOC105285180 gene encoding facilitated trehalose transporter Tret1 isoform X2 yields MTEEKIGISQQTLVSSNGQFGKARRLPQYLAGIAATLGAVAAGMVLGWSSPAGENGVNLIRNYGIPISAEEFSWVGSLATLGAGAICIPIGVLADLIGRKTSMLLMVVPFTVGWLLIIFSNSVAMFYAGRFILGISSGAFCVAAPLYTAEISESEIRGTLGSYFQLMLTIGILAAYLLGNFLDNMMHLSIISAIVPLIFFAVFFFMPETPVYYLKKGNEDGARKSLIRLRGDQYNIEGELQAHRQALEESSRSNISLKAAIRSRAVQKGFVIAYGLMLFQQMSGVNSIIFYASDIFTKAGSSIEANEAAIIVGAVQVVSVFFGTLVIDRLGRRILLLASIVVMFLMTLLLGVYFYCSKYTHAFDDLKWFALIPLCIFLILFSFGFGPIPWMMMPELFAPEVKGVAGSSACLFNWLMAFVVTKFYSNMTEAVDSYGTFWIFSGFCAVGIVFVHFLVPETKGKTLDQIQRELNRG; encoded by the coding sequence ATGACCGAAGAGAAGATTGGTATCTCGCAGCAGACATTGGTCTCCAGCAATGGCCAGTTTGGTAAAGCGAGGAGGTTGCCACAATATCTGGCTGGCATAGCTGCAACGCTAGGTGCGGTCGCTGCTGGTATGGTGCTCGGTTGGTCGTCGCCCGCTGGGGAAAACGGCGTGAATTTGATCAGAAATTATGGCATACCTATCAGCGCAGAGGAGTTCTCTTGGGTAGGATCGCTCGCCACTCTCGGAGCAGGTGCGATATGCATCCCGATCGGCGTGCTGGCAGACCTCATCGGTAGGAAGACTTCCATGCTGCTCATGGTGGTTCCCTTTACCGTCGGCTGGCTGCTCATCATCTTCTCCAACTCAGTGGCCATGTTCTATGCTGGCAGATTCATCCTGGGTATCAGTAGCGGCGCTTTCTGTGTGGCCGCGCCTCTCTACACGGCGGAGATATCAGAGAGCGAAATTCGTGGCACGCTCGGTTCTTACTTCCAGCTGATGCTCACGATAGGTATCCTGGCGGCGTACCTCCTCGGCAACTTCCTCGACAACATGATGCACCTGTCGATCATCTCGGCGATCGTGCCGCTGATCTTCTTCGCGGTGTTCTTCTTCATGCCGGAAACGCCGGTGTATTACTTGAAGAAAGGGAACGAAGACGGCGCCAGGAAGAGCTTGATCAGGCTTCGGGGTGATCAGTACAACATCGAAGGCGAATTGCAGGCACATCGTCAAGCGCTCGAGGAGAGCAGTCGAAGTAATATATCCCTCAAGGCCGCCATCCGGTCCCGTGCTGTACAGAAGGGCTTCGTCATCGCTTATGGACTGATGCTCTTCCAACAAATGAGCGGCGTGAACTCCATTATCTTCTACGCCTCGGACATCTTCACTAAGGCAGGCAGTTCCATAGAGGCCAACGAGGCTGCCATTATTGTCGGAGCGGTACAAGTGGTGTCAGTCTTTTTCGGCACTCTCGTCATCGATCGGCTGGGCAGAAGAATACTCTTACTCGCGTCCATCGTAGTTATGTTCCTGATGACTCTGCTCCTCGGAGTTTACTTCTATTGCTCTAAATACACCCACGCCTTCGACGATCTCAAATGGTTCGCGCTTATTCCGCTGTGTATCTTCCTCATTCTGTTCTCCTTCGGTTTTGGACCAATCCCGTGGATGATGATGCCGGAGCTCTTCGCACCGGAAGTGAAAGGAGTCGCCGGTAGCAGCGCCTGCCTCTTCAACTGGCTCATGGCCTTCGTGGTCACGAAATTTTACTCAAACATGACCGAGGCTGTGGACTCGTACGGCACCTTTTGGATATTTTCCGGATTTTGTGCCGTTGGCATAGTGTTTGTTCATTTCCTGGTTCCTGAGACCAAGGGTAAGACGTTGGACCAGATACAAAGAGAGTTAAATCGTGGCTAA
- the LOC105285180 gene encoding facilitated trehalose transporter Tret1 isoform X1: protein MTDYTWDAENAAATCSTTDESTPLLSAGGQGNMTEEKIGISQQTLVSSNGQFGKARRLPQYLAGIAATLGAVAAGMVLGWSSPAGENGVNLIRNYGIPISAEEFSWVGSLATLGAGAICIPIGVLADLIGRKTSMLLMVVPFTVGWLLIIFSNSVAMFYAGRFILGISSGAFCVAAPLYTAEISESEIRGTLGSYFQLMLTIGILAAYLLGNFLDNMMHLSIISAIVPLIFFAVFFFMPETPVYYLKKGNEDGARKSLIRLRGDQYNIEGELQAHRQALEESSRSNISLKAAIRSRAVQKGFVIAYGLMLFQQMSGVNSIIFYASDIFTKAGSSIEANEAAIIVGAVQVVSVFFGTLVIDRLGRRILLLASIVVMFLMTLLLGVYFYCSKYTHAFDDLKWFALIPLCIFLILFSFGFGPIPWMMMPELFAPEVKGVAGSSACLFNWLMAFVVTKFYSNMTEAVDSYGTFWIFSGFCAVGIVFVHFLVPETKGKTLDQIQRELNRG, encoded by the exons ATGACGGATTATACGTGGGACGCCGAAAATGCGGCGGCAACATGCTCGACG ACCGACGAGAGCACGCCACTTTTGTCAGCGGGTGGTCAAGGCAACATGACCGAAGAGAAGATTGGTATCTCGCAGCAGACATTGGTCTCCAGCAATGGCCAGTTTGGTAAAGCGAGGAGGTTGCCACAATATCTGGCTGGCATAGCTGCAACGCTAGGTGCGGTCGCTGCTGGTATGGTGCTCGGTTGGTCGTCGCCCGCTGGGGAAAACGGCGTGAATTTGATCAGAAATTATGGCATACCTATCAGCGCAGAGGAGTTCTCTTGGGTAGGATCGCTCGCCACTCTCGGAGCAGGTGCGATATGCATCCCGATCGGCGTGCTGGCAGACCTCATCGGTAGGAAGACTTCCATGCTGCTCATGGTGGTTCCCTTTACCGTCGGCTGGCTGCTCATCATCTTCTCCAACTCAGTGGCCATGTTCTATGCTGGCAGATTCATCCTGGGTATCAGTAGCGGCGCTTTCTGTGTGGCCGCGCCTCTCTACACGGCGGAGATATCAGAGAGCGAAATTCGTGGCACGCTCGGTTCTTACTTCCAGCTGATGCTCACGATAGGTATCCTGGCGGCGTACCTCCTCGGCAACTTCCTCGACAACATGATGCACCTGTCGATCATCTCGGCGATCGTGCCGCTGATCTTCTTCGCGGTGTTCTTCTTCATGCCGGAAACGCCGGTGTATTACTTGAAGAAAGGGAACGAAGACGGCGCCAGGAAGAGCTTGATCAGGCTTCGGGGTGATCAGTACAACATCGAAGGCGAATTGCAGGCACATCGTCAAGCGCTCGAGGAGAGCAGTCGAAGTAATATATCCCTCAAGGCCGCCATCCGGTCCCGTGCTGTACAGAAGGGCTTCGTCATCGCTTATGGACTGATGCTCTTCCAACAAATGAGCGGCGTGAACTCCATTATCTTCTACGCCTCGGACATCTTCACTAAGGCAGGCAGTTCCATAGAGGCCAACGAGGCTGCCATTATTGTCGGAGCGGTACAAGTGGTGTCAGTCTTTTTCGGCACTCTCGTCATCGATCGGCTGGGCAGAAGAATACTCTTACTCGCGTCCATCGTAGTTATGTTCCTGATGACTCTGCTCCTCGGAGTTTACTTCTATTGCTCTAAATACACCCACGCCTTCGACGATCTCAAATGGTTCGCGCTTATTCCGCTGTGTATCTTCCTCATTCTGTTCTCCTTCGGTTTTGGACCAATCCCGTGGATGATGATGCCGGAGCTCTTCGCACCGGAAGTGAAAGGAGTCGCCGGTAGCAGCGCCTGCCTCTTCAACTGGCTCATGGCCTTCGTGGTCACGAAATTTTACTCAAACATGACCGAGGCTGTGGACTCGTACGGCACCTTTTGGATATTTTCCGGATTTTGTGCCGTTGGCATAGTGTTTGTTCATTTCCTGGTTCCTGAGACCAAGGGTAAGACGTTGGACCAGATACAAAGAGAGTTAAATCGTGGCTAA
- the LOC105285237 gene encoding zinc finger protein 431 codes for MLKADSISTLSDREDNIDDLDGSLLWSQEEALSTSEILELPIQDQRDNSLAVFCRLCAGRTNNPVYIYSELGESMKLAHKMNTCLSIKIRKTDPLPKQLCLTCVEKINWCDEFDTQCIKAEETLLATLKNRQSFNFSHHESQVSSDRQTCPLCTEGCMNTCEDASQDAKIAELYGSDVILESSDEENVFNNARVDKESGNRSVMLQCLGNRQKYLKCGACMNLYHTKETLDGHKCKPSVQSTTRPYKCLTCDATFTFEERLNFHMQFHKGAKALYCDVCKITFGKELKLFYHYKRYHSGDISVSCLQCGKLFEDQEALRVHVCADGKSRPHICEVCNKGFSDGYTLKRHVVTHLPEKPYKCSQCSKSFTQKSRLNKHTVSHCIVIENSQTVWKCVQCGEAFVSCDDADAHYKVHEDKITLIEELSTSKLYHCEFCNGHFADVDNLKTHQALHVVERPYTCNTCKTAYKSFAEAVLHWKEHPRLFKVLIVFLCDICNKDMKELSLLYKHKRKRHSYAPRSSEAGSAKYICELCGNAFDSSEHMQDHGRDQCSKFPCDICGSLLPTANSLNAHERRHNGLRPYVCNICGKSYTQSSHMWTHKRFHMGVKPYACQYCDQRFTIKPDLADHTRKKHTRERPFKCDVCNKAFLTGSVFYQHRLIHRGDRRYKCHYCEKAFTRTEALNNHIKIHTGEKPHACDVCGRCFRQKGDMRKHRRTQHDSKQDAS; via the exons ATGTTGAAAGCAGACTCCATTAGTACACTGAGTGATCGTGAAGATAATATTGATGATCTGGATGGCTCTCTCCTATGGTCCCAAGAAGAGGCACTCTCCACCAGTGAAATATTGGAATTACCCATTCAAGATCAAAGAGATAATAGTTTAGCGGTTTTTTGTCGATTATGCGCTGGTCGAACCAATAACCCCGTATACATTTATTCTGAACTGGGAGAATCGATGAAACTGGCGCATAAAATGAATACATGTTTAAGCATtaag aTTAGAAAAACGGATCCGTTACCAAAGCAGCTTTGCCTGACTTGCGTTGAGAAGATAAACTGGTGCGACGAGTTTGACACGCAATGTATCAAAGCAGAGGAAACCCTGTTGGCAACGCTAAAGAACAGACAATCCTTCAACTTCTCCCATCATGAAAGTCAAGTCTCATCCGATCGGCAGACCTGTCCCTTGTGTACGGAGGGCTGCATGAACACGTGTGAGGACGCGTCTCAGGACGCGAAGATTGCGGAGTTATACGGGAGCGACGTGATTCTGGAAAGCAGCGACgaagaaaatgtatttaataatgcGAGAGTCGACAAGGAGAGCGGAAATCGTTCGGTCATGTTGCAGTGTCTGGGAAACAGACAAAAGTACTTGAAATGCGGGGCGTGCATGAACCTCTATCACACCAAGGAGACCCTGGACGGCCACAAGTGCAAACCCAGCGTGCAGAGCACGACGAGGCCGTACAAGTGTCTCACGTGCGATGCGACGTTCACGTTCGAGGAACGGCTGAACTTCCACATGCAGTTCCACAAGGGCGCGAAAGCGCTGTACTGCGACGTCTGCAAGATAACGTTCGGTAAAGAGCTGAAGCTGTTCTATCACTACAAGAGATACCACTCGGGGGACATCAGCGTCTCGTGCTTGCAGTGCGGGAAACTGTTCGAGGACCAGGAGGCGTTGCGGGTGCACGTTTGCGCGGACGGTAAGAGTCGGCCGCACATCTGCGAGGTGTGCAACAAGGGCTTTTCCGACGGCTACACCCTGAAGCGTCACGTAGTGACGCACTTGCCCGAGAAACCGTACAAGTGCTCGCAGTGCTcgaagagctttacgcagaaGTCGCGATTGAACAAGCACACCGTGAGCCACTGCATCGTCATCGAGAACAGCCAGACGGTGTGGAAGTGTGTCCAGTGTGGCGAGGCGTTCGTCTCCTGCGACGACGCCGATGCTCACTATAAGGTACACGAGGACAAGATCACGCTGATCGAGGAGCTGTCGACGTCGAAGCTGTACCACTGCGAGTTTTGCAACGGCCACTTCGCCGACGTGGACAACCTGAAGACGCACCAAGCTCTACACGTCGTCGAGAGACCGTACACGTGTAACACGTGCAAAACCGCTTACAAGTCCTTCGCCGAGGCCGTCCTGCACTGGAAGGAGCATCCGAGACTATTCAAAGTCCTCATCGTCTTCCTGTGCGACATCTGCAACAAGGACATGAAGGAATTATCCTTGCTGTACAAGCATAAGCGAAAGCGGCACAGCTACGCACCCAGGTCGTCCGAGGCGGGCAGCGCGAAGTACATCTGCGAGCTCTGCGGCAACGCGTTCGACAGCAGTGAACACATGCAGGACCACGGGCGAGACCAGTGCTCCAAGTTTCCCTGCGACATTTGCGGCAGTTTGCTGCCCACGGCGAACTCGCTTAACGCGCACGAGAGACGGCACAACGGACTGCGGCCGTACGTGTGCAACATCTGCGGCAAGAGTTACACTCAGTCGAGTCACATGTGGACCCACAAGAGATTCCACATGGGCGTAAAACCTTACGCGTGCCAGTACTGCGACCAGCGTTTCACGATCAAGCCGGACCTGGCGGACCACACGAGGAAGAAGCACACGAGGGAGAGGCCGTTCAAGTGCGACGTGTGCAACAAGGCTTTCCTCACCGGGTCCGTGTTCTATCAGCACAGGTTGATCCATCGGGGCGACCGTAGGTACAAGTGCCACTACTGCGAGAAGGCGTTCACCCGCACCGAGGCTTTGAATAATCACATCAAGATACATACCGGGGAGAAGCCGCACGCGTGCGACGTGTGCGGCAGATGCTTCCGGCAGAAAGGCGACATGCGGAAGCACAGACGTACCCAGCACGATTCCAAGCAAGACGCATCTTGA
- the LOC105285191 gene encoding spindle and kinetochore-associated protein 1 gives MDKQGNLDDKQNNRDNFEQIIDRQLTKLCQLDGATRLIKSKASVKDELQRMHNEVLEVSVGVQNLRQMLEKLKEQNVRCRELSSLIDVLNKRILHQTENVPEEVIQSFQNVNKQICAQAIVSPNILDYTTNSSQSVTRTAQKTPGSVYRNTEKRETLKDCKRTLFNEPDNQICHTVPLITVEEFNKLPKYIIGRQTLDTINSLISAINQTLIAKYTILSLGKAAAQKKGEINLYLQYKKQELDVQEKNEYLYFFTAEDYYEQTKTKLDKTKLNLITALRHCKRLREYRIKNVLNYVIVPH, from the exons ATGGATAAGCAGGGTAACTTGGACGATAAACAGAATAATAGAGATAATTTCGAGCAAATAATTGATAGACAGTTGACAAAATTATGTCAACTCGATGGAGCCACACGGTTGATAAAAA GTAAAGCCAGTGTAAAAGATGAACTTCAAAGAATGCATAACGAAGTATTGGAGGTCTCAGTTGGTGTTCAGAACTTGAGGCAGATGCTAGAAAAGCTTAAGGAACAAAATGTTCGTTGCAGA GAATTATCATCGCTGATTGACGTTCTGAACAAACGAATCTTACATCAGACAGAGAACGTTCCTGAAGAAGTCATACAAAGCTTTCAGAATGTAAATAAGCAAATATGTGCTCAAGCCATAGTCTCCCCTAATATATTAGACTACACCACAAATTCAAGCCAATCTGTGACCAGAACGGCACAGAAGACACCTGGCAGTGTCTACAGGAACACggagaaacgagaaacgttAAAGGACTGCAAGAGGACGCTTTTCAATGAACCAGATAACCAAATATGCCACACGGTACCACTTATCACCGTGGAGGAATTTAATAAGTTGCCTAAGTACATTATCGGCAGGCAAACCTTGGACACGATCAATAGCTTGATAAGCGCTATAAATCAAACGCTAATCGCGAAATACACGATCTTATCGTTGGGTAAGGCCGCTGCCCAAAAGAAAGGCGAAATTAATCTGTACCTGCAGTATAAAAAGCAAGAACTGGATGTGCAGGAGAAAAATG aATACCTCTACTTTTTCACAGCCGAGGATTATTATGAGCAGACAAAAACAAAACTCGACAAAACTAAGTTAAACTTGATAACTGCGTTACGCCACTGCAAACGTTTGCGTGAATACAGGATAAAAAATGTGTTAAACTATGTAATAGTACCGCATTAA